Proteins encoded in a region of the Marinitoga sp. 38H-ov genome:
- a CDS encoding thermonuclease family protein, with protein sequence MYKKIILFTFILSLLLIITSCSKQIPNGNNFNFDKLYYVSSVIDGDTIKIEDNGEQLSVRFIGIDTPETHSGDKPLGELGKDAYWFTRNSIYTKNFKKGYVYLDFDDNKYGNYNRLLAYVYYRDKDGKLHFLNKEILENGFARPLFYSDTSKHKSDFIEAYKKAFEERKGIFKYYDDPNRVIEDINLTDKDIGKIRNVKFKVSKVISSGSFYKIYSESNKFYISIRRDEYNSFFNKLNLYDLKEKYIMIYGEIWKENGVYEILARAEFEIKILE encoded by the coding sequence ATGTATAAAAAAATTATATTATTCACATTTATTTTATCCTTATTATTAATAATCACTTCTTGTAGCAAACAAATACCTAATGGTAATAATTTTAATTTTGACAAATTATATTATGTTAGTAGTGTTATTGATGGTGACACTATAAAAATAGAAGATAATGGAGAACAATTATCTGTAAGATTTATTGGAATCGATACGCCTGAAACGCATAGCGGTGATAAACCTTTAGGAGAACTCGGAAAAGATGCTTACTGGTTTACGAGAAATAGTATATACACAAAAAATTTTAAAAAAGGGTATGTATATTTAGATTTTGATGATAATAAATATGGAAATTATAATAGATTACTAGCTTATGTATATTATAGAGATAAGGATGGAAAATTACATTTTCTTAATAAAGAAATATTAGAAAATGGTTTTGCTAGACCTCTTTTTTATTCAGATACTTCAAAACATAAAAGTGATTTTATTGAAGCATATAAAAAAGCATTTGAAGAAAGAAAAGGGATTTTCAAGTACTATGATGACCCAAATAGAGTTATAGAAGATATAAATTTAACTGACAAAGATATAGGAAAAATAAGAAATGTGAAATTTAAAGTTTCTAAGGTTATAAGTTCAGGATCCTTTTATAAAATTTATTCAGAAAGTAATAAATTTTATATAAGTATTAGAAGAGATGAATATAATTCATTTTTTAATAAATTAAACTTATATGATTTAAAAGAAAAATATATAATGATTTATGGTGAAATTTGGAAAGAAAATGGGGTTTATGAAATACTTGCAAGAGCAGAATTTGAAATCAAAATATTGGAATAA